The Glycine soja cultivar W05 chromosome 4, ASM419377v2, whole genome shotgun sequence genomic sequence GCTGGCCAAACCGTGTAGTTGCACTAGTTTTCCACAATGAGTTTCGCTGAAGTATGCTCTGAAGGCTTAACATGAGAAGGAAGATTAAACAAAGTTGAACCATTTTCAAATGTGTAGATATCCTTAGCAAAGTCCGCTGGCCTTGGAAAATTCCTTCTGAAGGAGTTTTCCTTTGCTACATACCATAGACACTTATTTAAGTTACAATATTTAAGTTGTACTAGTATTGCATAGctgtaaattttgttttttggcaAAACAGAAAGATATATTAAAGGAAGGGAAAAAAGTGAACACAAGAAAACATGGGGGGACCAAACCAAAACCCATGAGAATAAGAGCAAGCTGAACTATAATTAGGAGGATCTAAGCTATTGCTATAGGAGGAGCAGGGAAAAGGTGGAGGTCCCTGagaaataacaaacaaaagaaCTTGTGTCCTGACATAAAAAACTGTCCTTGATCGCTAAAAGATGGCGCAAGAAAGTTGCACAACAGTTAGTAAACGGGAGCTTTTGGACTGAGCTTTAACATGTTTTGCTTTTTGTTATTTGTTGTCACAGCTGGTTCACCATCctcaatttaatatttaataacttgGACAATAGTGTTCTGATCTCGTAAAAGATGATTGGGGCAAATTGGTGGAATTACTCCTTTATGCCTTAGCAGATAAATCATGAAAACATTCATATTTAGTAATTCCAGACTTTACATGCTAGGTAATTAGGACAATTGTCTTTAGCCTTAAGCAAGTTACATCAGAATCAAAGGAAGAAGTCAAAGATTTGAAATTATGCCTTCACCAAAAGCCAATTCAGTCTGCACTCTTTGTTAAATAATTATGATATGTAACATcgtttttcgtaaaataaataaaaaagttttatttaaaaattaatatagtttttagaaattaaataaatgaaaaaaagagtttttattaattaaaataaaggtttcatagtattagaaaataaatagaataaaatgatgttttagaaaataaatgtaTGTTTTAATTGGTTAGTTATTTAACGaaagactaaaatataattttttttataaaataaagaaaaattgagtaaataatagacttagagtaccctagctataaatagagacatattaggtaagtttttacatttataatatgtttttatgtttccaCTCACTCTTTCCCTCCCAAATTCGTTCTCCATTTttcctctcccaaaaccctctcttttttcaCATACACTCAAACATGTTCTAGTAAAACTACAGTCTCAGACTCCTTAACTGTTAGATCGTCCTGAAATTCAGACATCACCTTAGGAACTCATTTGTGCACATTCTCACTGTTAGGATTTGCGAAATAATGTCTCTAGAGAGATATATTCCCTTCACACAGAGACAGTCACTACtataaaaattacattctacatcggtttacGACCGTCGTCGTAGCCGGTGTCGTAAAAAGGGGTAGGATATTTTACATCGGTTTTGTgttaaccgtcttagaatgggtagactattctacatcggttctatgataaccgtcttagaatggatGTATTTCTAGGATGGTCCCCGGGGATAACCGCCTTATAATGGTACGcgttctacatcggttataatagaaccgatgtagaatggtactcattctaagacggtctttCACAggtgaccgtcttagaatggatACCATTATACGACGGTCTTTCCTGAATCGATGtagaatgcaatttttttttgtaattgtgtctctcttgttcttctttcattcttctaaATTccataagaaataataatattaggCACTTGGCAgcaaaatcatgaaaatatagagaactaaaaaagaaaaacatatttaaatcattGTCATGCACAAAGATATCATAAATGAACTGAAAGTTAAGATATTCAAGCTCAGAAGATCCTTTAGAAAGCTATAAGCGAAGCAACCATTTTTTCCCTATcatgaaacaaaatatttcttaGATGACACTAAGTCAAGGAGCTCAATACTAGATTTGTAAATCTTATGCTGcatattttttcaaacataaGAAACTTACAAAATATAAATGGAAAGGTTAAATGCAAATTAGtcgtattttttttcctactcaAAGAAACTCAACTAACAGAAACCACCACTTACATTTGCTTCTGCAGCAGGATTCACATTCCCCAAGGCAAAGAATGCACCACCAAGTATAACTATTCTCTTCACTTTGCTTGCAAACGTAGAATCTCCATTGATTGCCTAATAATGGAAGTGACACTGTCAAATCAACAAACGTAGAGAACTATACTTTGAAGTTATAAAGGGCGGGACCATAGAATACAATACAACAATGTACAACTTATCAAAGCCATATTTGTTAGTGGGGCAGGTGCTAGCACATATACTTCACTGGGATATTCAGAGACTTTCTCAACCAAAAACTCACTAGCACTCTTCTCAATTTTCTCACCTTTTGGTGAGGGTAGGAATGTGTTCCCTAGTCCATCTTTACCATGAACAAAATCAGCAACACAAGGCATTCCACCCTTTTGcagaaaataaatcataattaataccagaaaaaaatagagaaatcgGATCATGCCGAGTTCAAAGGGATATAGCAGAAAATAAAGCCCGCATtcaattaaaacataatttgaCCAAATCAACATTAACGAAGCTCAAATTTACACATTAAAATAGTTACCTTCAACGGCTCAGGGCTTCCCTGTGCAACTGGAATATTTTCATGGCCTGCGATCTCACACTATCCTTTTTGCATATTAAAAACACAATCAAGATCACATTTCCACTAACACAAAAGGCATGGAAAATTTTAGTCTATTTAgataaacttctccataagCACTCacgggaaaataaaataaaatgaactgtAAACTAAAATCAACTAAAGTATTTTTTGGCTTCCACCAAAAACGGGATTATTGTTGACACTATTAGCAGAACTCTCTAACATATTTCTTAGATGAGATAGTTCCTTCATAAGATTATGGTCAACCTCTTCTGCATCTAACAATTGATTGTTAGAAAACTCAAATGCTTTTTCTGCATGAAACTGAAAAGAAACACAGTTCAAACATGCGCAAACCCCCCTGCATCCTCTtggatttctttttaaaattcctTTTTTGAAACCAACAACAGGAACTCTAAGTTGTTCTACAACTTGCAGTTGAGACAAGCTCtgataacatttctttttaaaataagattatggttcaatataataaattattataaaaattaataaacttatcaatataataattacataataatataaaattgttttatattatttacatatagTATTATGTTCTCttataattaacattaaaattttgtatcattattttattgactaaaaataagagttaaaaatttgcatttttcCCCAACCTCAAACAATTTTCTTCTCTATGAAAGAAACAATTATTCTTTTCAACAATAATTGGATTGATTAAGGGATTGCTCTAGACATTAGATCATGACCAACATATCGAAATTTTATGCATTTTCATTGAATCAAaatgttccttttttttctttttatttcaaatatgaGATTTCCACATTCTATGACAATCTATTTCCCCAACAAGTTATTTGaaataatcttaaattaaaattctttttagaaaattattaagATCCTAAACTAGTAAATAATAGACAATCTACGTCAAATAAGTTATCTTTTGAAGGGCACTTACCTGCACTTTTTGCATGCACGTGCCCACTTCCATCATAAAGTAACATTATATATCTTGAACATTGGGCTACAGGTCAGAAGATCCATTTCGCTCGGTCCCTGGCATCTACTTGTAAACAACTATACTTGTCCATGAAGACAATCAATATTCATTCACCCTTaaagaatcaacaaaattaaattcacaCACAAACCCTATCTACActttaaccaattttttttaaactaccaAATAAGgataaatatactaaaaatataaagtcAGCAGAACACCAAAAACAAGGCCAGTATATCCACGGAATGTATAGTAATAAAATGTTCAGATTCAATACACACATGAATAATCAAGATAATATATTAAGAGTTATTGATACACAAAATAGCAGAGTCAAATCTTTGACTAGTCCTAACCTAACATTAAAATGCCAACATCAACACCTATGTCGTTCATTCAGTCCTTAACTGCCAAGctctaatgttatttttatcatcTTATGAGCAATATTCTTGagataatttgaaaacaaaactcaTCATTTGCTTATGTCCGAACAATTTTTTCATTATGTTTCATAGTGGCAGAGGAAATATACAAGGtagatttttttcaaagaagctattaattttaaaaaaaaacataattatatttggGGTAGGGAAAGACCAGAAAAGCAAAACATGTCATCTTTGAAAGTCATCAAAGTAAAAGGCATCTTATTGCAGAGTTTATGGTTCCAAAACAGGATCTACATCATCAAGGCGGTCGCAGCAACGAAGGCGACGACGGCGATAGATCTGGAGCCGGAGACTCTGTGAAGGTGGGCGTGGCTGCTGGGGCTGACAGCGGGGGAGTCAGCATGCCCCTTGCTGATGGAGGCAGGGTCGGAGGGGAGGGGGGAGTCAGAGGGAGAGATGGGGGCGAGGGGAGAGCCGGTGGGGGAGTAGGAGGAGGGAGAGGAGGTGGGCTCATGCATTTGTGAAGGATGTGAGCTGCCGCGGAAGTGGATAGGGCCACGTTGTTGAACGCTGCCACGAGAAATGGATGAGGCCAAGTCGTTGAATGCTACCGTGGAAGTGGATGGGTCCACGTCGTTGAACGCTATCACTGCCATGGCTGTCTCTCCCACGCGTGTGGTGACGAGCTTCAGCTCTGCTAGGATGCGCGCGAGCACAGGGAGTCAAGCGAGGGAAAGAGTGGACGCAGAAGTGAAGAGTCAAGCGAGGGAGAAATGAACAGTAGAGGATAAGGccgaatttcaaattaaaatacacacacacacacacacacacaaaaacaacgatgtttttatataaaaaatcggCGTTGATTTGTGTTCCACTAggacattctaaggcggtttcaAGAAATCGTCTTATAATGtgtgtcataaaaaaataatccttcTTAATTATAGAACTGCCATCGCgtaacattctaaggcggttatgtATAATCATCTTAGAATACGCGTCgtaagaaaatgattttttagtagtgagtaAAATTGAGGTTCCaatcccttctctttctctctaacgcttggaaaccctagcaaagaaaccagaggaaaaacttgaggaatcttaggaaacTGTTAGAGACGTTATCACAGTCTGACTACACATGTGAGCCCGCTAAGAGGTAatggatgagtttatcgcaattgggattagaatgaacgTGTGTAGGGATCCTAGGAGGATCAAATTGGGATATATGTTGGGATGTTTATTGCATTATAATTCTTCCTTTACGATTATAATCACGAGATTGTTATGTTTGACAGATCAATTGATACCAtgatgcgaattggttgataaatttgaatgctcttggtgttttcgtatttttgaacctatgattttgattcctttgatttttatatgattatgtcaaattgtttgaggggttttactatgttgagaagcatttttgtataatttttttgtgttttggacAAGATTTACTAGATTAGTGTGGGAATTAGATAGTTAGAAATCTTCTTTGTCATGTTTGGGTCTCATAAGTTTATTACATGTTGATGATTAtaacacatatatatgtatatgaattgttaaaataaattaagaattaatagttcaaataataaaattaaattgaaggaaattaatATACTGAGATTCAACGATCAATACTTTTAatgcatttttagtttaattatttattaactctttttaattgaaaataatatagtttgatttaatatatatacatgttttgtgccatgtaaatattaatattgtgagatgtgtatatgattcatgaggtgtgataacatgttgcgtttggattataacattgtgattgagattgggtGTGATAAATTTagtatgtgttgaattgtaagatacatgtGTGTGAGATTTTATAtacattgagttgtgagctatgaattttACAATCATAGAACtctaagacccttaaagggcgatgagttaatgcACGATGAGTTTTATGATGGGTTCCATTGTGGGAATCCGatgagtttaatcactttgagacgcgacgagttaaaataattttgaaaacaattgagtaattgtgtgtattgcatagttcaaacTCCAGTGacacatatatgattttaaattatgttttaatgaGATGATTAGTCGTATGAACATAACatactaatattattattgtgtgatatGTATATGGTGCATGAGGCGTAATAACGTGATGTCTTGTGATTATGATAGTGTGATGaattgtgtgtaagtgataagTTGATTATGTGTTAAATTTTGAGATCAcacgtgtattgagatgttgtgtgcattgagttgagCTATGAAccatacaatcacacgactgtaAGACTCTTTAAGGGTGATGAGTTAATGCGCGacaagtattgtgatgggatccactgtggggaCTCGACAAGTTAAATCACTTTGAGGTTCGAcgtgttaaaattattttgagaataattgaggagtcatgtgttttgtatagttcatagatagagtctgcatgttaaaatgttttctggatTGGACTTGAATTAGGAGGGAAAGGCTCTGACAAACTCtttggagtctaggccttggggggtaaatacaccatgtttgagtgctcctttaagtctatgttgatcccacatggttggagcattctcacaaaacaacATGATCCTGGctagtctccctatgattttaccttgTGAGAGTGACCTAACTTATTAGTGTATAATTTGTCttatcatgtactcctaggcgtccgacgaggttttttactgacatggtaccacattgcatataagattAAG encodes the following:
- the LOC114409439 gene encoding uncharacterized protein LOC114409439 isoform X2, with product MMEVGTCMQKVQCEIAGHENIPVAQGSPEPLKGGMPCVADFVHGKDGLGNTFLPSPKGNQWRFYVCKQSEENSYTWWCILCLGECESCCRSKCMFG
- the LOC114409439 gene encoding uncharacterized protein LOC114409439 isoform X1, giving the protein MMEVGTCMQKVQCEIAGHENIPVAQGSPEPLKGGMPCVADFVHGKDGLGNTFLPSPKGNQWRFYVCKQSEENSYTWWCILCLGECESCCRSKYYFQPREGKPAL